In Wolbachia endosymbiont (group B) of Germaria angustata, the following are encoded in one genomic region:
- the nuoG gene encoding NADH-quinone oxidoreductase subunit NuoG, whose protein sequence is MVKVTINSKECEVEHGLTIIQACEIVGVEIPRFCYHEHLAIAGNCRMCLVEVEGGPPKPVASCAMPVAEGMVIHTDTPKVKKARKGVLEFLLSNHPLDCPICDQGGECDLQDITMAYGKGISRFDEHKRAVPKKHFGPLIETAMNRCIHCTRCVRFLSDVAGTNELGGIGRGENIEISTYIKRHISSELSGNIIDLCPVGALTSKPYSFTARPWELSHCETIDVLDAVGSSIRVDYRGPEVMRILPRLNEEVNEEWISDKTRFAYDGLKVQRLDRPYIKKEGKLIPVDWNEALAFAAKKLKNTKSNKIAAIAGDLADCESMLLLKEVMQKLGSGNIDCRQDGANLISSNRGSYVFNTTIEGIENADLCLLINTNPRIEAPIINARLRKRYLQGNFPIASIGPNVEYLYHIERLGNNPNILDEIAKGNHKFCKLLSVASNPMLIIGQDALVRDDSESILALTGKIAEKFNMIRDNWNGFNVLHKAAARVGGLDIGFVPSKGGKDINQILKQAESGEVEVVYLLGADEIDTSKLENTFVIYQGHHGDRGAHIADVILPGAAYTEKYATYVNTEGRVQRTNLAVFPPGEAKEDWLIIKNLSQYLGLSLLYDSLFDVRKKLDTIGPQFRNADQVVKNTWVPISNDGISLSNTPFTLKECNFYMTDSISRASKIMSDCTKDFYEQST, encoded by the coding sequence GTGGTTAAAGTTACTATTAATTCTAAAGAATGTGAAGTAGAACATGGGCTCACTATAATTCAAGCTTGTGAAATTGTGGGCGTTGAAATTCCACGTTTTTGTTATCATGAGCATTTAGCAATCGCTGGTAACTGCAGAATGTGTTTGGTTGAAGTGGAGGGTGGGCCTCCAAAACCAGTAGCTTCTTGTGCAATGCCAGTTGCAGAGGGTATGGTTATTCACACGGATACTCCCAAGGTAAAAAAGGCGCGTAAAGGAGTGCTCGAATTTTTACTAAGTAATCATCCACTTGATTGTCCAATTTGTGATCAAGGTGGTGAGTGCGATTTGCAAGATATAACAATGGCTTATGGGAAAGGAATAAGCAGATTTGATGAGCATAAAAGAGCTGTGCCAAAAAAACATTTTGGTCCGCTGATTGAAACTGCAATGAATAGATGCATTCATTGTACTCGATGTGTTAGATTTTTGTCCGATGTTGCAGGTACAAATGAACTTGGAGGAATTGGAAGGGGAGAAAATATAGAGATTAGCACTTACATAAAAAGGCATATTAGCTCTGAATTATCTGGAAATATCATAGATCTCTGTCCGGTAGGGGCTTTAACTTCAAAGCCTTACTCCTTTACAGCACGTCCATGGGAGCTATCACATTGTGAGACTATAGACGTGCTGGATGCTGTAGGAAGCAGTATTAGAGTTGATTATCGTGGTCCTGAAGTTATGCGAATATTGCCAAGACTCAATGAAGAAGTGAACGAAGAATGGATATCAGACAAAACTCGTTTTGCTTACGATGGACTCAAAGTACAACGCCTCGATCGACCTTATATAAAAAAAGAGGGCAAATTAATTCCAGTTGATTGGAATGAAGCATTGGCTTTTGCTGCAAAGAAACTAAAGAATACGAAATCAAACAAAATAGCTGCAATTGCAGGTGATTTAGCAGATTGTGAGTCTATGCTTCTACTCAAAGAAGTGATGCAGAAGCTTGGTTCGGGGAATATAGACTGCAGGCAAGATGGTGCAAATCTTATATCAAGTAATCGTGGATCTTATGTGTTCAATACCACTATCGAGGGTATAGAAAATGCAGATTTATGTCTGCTTATAAATACAAATCCAAGAATAGAAGCACCAATCATTAATGCAAGATTGAGAAAGAGATATTTACAAGGCAATTTTCCTATTGCAAGCATTGGCCCTAACGTTGAGTATTTATACCATATTGAGAGGTTAGGCAATAACCCAAATATCTTAGACGAAATAGCAAAAGGAAATCATAAATTTTGCAAGTTGCTGAGTGTTGCCTCAAATCCTATGCTCATCATCGGTCAAGATGCATTAGTAAGAGATGATTCTGAATCAATTTTAGCGCTAACTGGCAAAATTGCAGAAAAATTTAACATGATCAGAGATAACTGGAATGGCTTTAACGTACTACATAAGGCTGCAGCAAGGGTTGGTGGACTAGATATTGGATTTGTTCCTAGCAAAGGTGGAAAAGACATTAATCAGATACTAAAGCAGGCAGAAAGTGGTGAGGTGGAAGTTGTTTATCTTCTTGGCGCAGATGAAATTGATACATCAAAATTAGAAAATACATTTGTAATTTATCAAGGACATCATGGTGATAGGGGAGCGCATATAGCAGATGTCATTCTACCTGGAGCTGCATACACAGAAAAATATGCAACTTATGTAAATACTGAAGGACGAGTACAGAGAACAAATTTAGCTGTTTTTCCTCCTGGTGAAGCAAAGGAAGATTGGTTGATTATAAAAAATTTATCCCAATATTTGGGTCTTTCCTTGCTATATGATAGTTTATTTGATGTTAGGAAAAAATTAGACACTATTGGTCCACAGTTTAGAAATGCTGATCAAGTGGTAAAAAACACATGGGTGCCAATTAGCAATGATGGGATAAGCTTAAGTAATACACCTTTCACTTTAAAGGAGTGTAATTTTTATATGACGGATTCAATCAGTCGCGCTTCAAAAATAATGTCAGATTGTACTAAGGATTTTTATGAACAATCTACTTAA
- a CDS encoding protocatechuate 3,4-dioxygenase, with protein sequence MNVKNILLAFLVQFIFDLSLFAADPILLNCIETPGIYDLETRPKSFNSSNNLRRKPGSPNNAAGELINVVGRVTDVNCLPIQNAVVSIWHADSLGMSYYDENVELDPNFAGSGRFVVNNLGYYNFITIVPGKIGDRAPHINFLVQHPDFPEFTTQMFFADYNCDNCDDLLLGNLIESGLASLLIAPFTYNNQVVKTYTFNITLGGHNKFSDKR encoded by the coding sequence ATGAATGTAAAAAATATCTTATTAGCGTTTTTAGTACAATTTATATTCGATTTGTCATTATTTGCAGCTGATCCTATTTTGCTTAATTGTATTGAAACTCCAGGGATTTATGATCTTGAAACAAGGCCAAAAAGCTTTAACTCTTCAAATAATTTAAGAAGAAAACCTGGCTCTCCAAATAATGCAGCAGGAGAATTAATAAATGTAGTGGGTAGAGTTACTGATGTAAATTGCTTACCGATACAAAATGCTGTGGTTTCTATATGGCACGCAGACTCACTTGGCATGAGCTATTATGATGAAAATGTGGAGCTTGATCCAAATTTTGCTGGATCAGGAAGATTTGTAGTAAATAACCTTGGCTATTATAATTTTATTACAATAGTACCAGGTAAAATTGGTGATAGGGCTCCACACATCAACTTTTTGGTCCAACATCCAGATTTTCCAGAATTCACAACACAAATGTTTTTTGCTGATTATAATTGCGATAACTGTGATGATCTTCTTCTTGGTAATCTTATTGAGAGTGGACTTGCAAGCCTTCTGATAGCACCATTTACTTATAACAATCAGGTTGTGAAGACCTACACATTTAATATAACCCTAGGTGGGCATAACAAATTTTCTGATAAAAGATAA
- the putA gene encoding bifunctional proline dehydrogenase/L-glutamate gamma-semialdehyde dehydrogenase PutA yields the protein MISSIQEPNALRKRLQAFYRADEKSHVRYLVEKSELSADSKNIIYNIAKQIVEKIRGSKLGIIDSFIQQYSLSNDEGVALMCLAESLLRIPDDYTIDELIKDKIANQEWNKHLGRSSSLFVNASTWSLIIGSSILRNNEEDSKFYHIISRLLKNLGEPIIRKAVKQAISILGKHFIVGETIAKALESVKSDDYSKYLCSFDMLGESACTVEDAEEYFNLYMHAIKAIGEAADINDCFKSQGVSIKLSSLHSRYEFSQFGNIAEELRAKLLELCHEAKKYNISLCIDAEESERLEMSLVLFEQLRLDDSLSKWEGLGLAVQAYQKRALSVLDFVEDVAIRSKHKIMVRLVKGAYWDSEIKRTQELGLIGYPVFTRKSHTDVCYLACAQKLLSKENHFYPCFGTHNAYTFATIIELADKNHPGFEFQRLHGMGKSLYDYAISELATSINCRIYAPVGKHSDLLPYLIRRLLENGANSSFVNQVNDSDVKIEELVSDPLEKVKSLEYEPHPSIPLPRDIFGEERKNSLGMDISDSIAVSQFANDVREFSEKKWQVGPIIDGESFLDNAEFTEVVNPAHLENVIGEVSSATSAQALNALEIAHSAFTKWQNISAEERAKCLEKAADLLEERMKELVYILILEAGKILSDAIAEVREAIDFLRYYAMIAKNELNDWKKLPGPTGEDNFIFFEGRGVFLCISPWNFPLAIFIGQVSAALVAGNAVLAKPAEQTPIIAYEAVKILHEAGIPKNVLHLVPGDGRYLGKILVPDNRISGVAFTGSTQTAQIINRMLASRDGPIVPLIAETGGLNAMIVDSSALLEQVTKDVLISAFRSGGQRCSALRVLFIQEDIAEKQIKMICNAAQELKIGDPIQLSTDIGPIIDKASIDMLTKHTEKISRDEDTNLLSKVPMDTNSYNGYFFPPYIYEIQKISQLKQEVFGPILHIIRFNKSQLNEVISDINNTGYGLTFSLQSRVQSQIDLISKKISVGNVYINRNQIGAAVGTQPFGGRGLSGTGPKAGGPNYLQRFSIEKVVSVNTTACSGNITLACLD from the coding sequence ATGATCAGTTCTATACAAGAACCTAACGCATTACGAAAACGATTGCAGGCATTTTATCGTGCTGATGAAAAAAGTCACGTACGTTATCTTGTAGAAAAATCAGAACTTTCGGCTGATTCAAAAAACATAATTTACAATATTGCAAAACAAATTGTCGAAAAGATTAGAGGTAGTAAATTAGGCATTATAGATTCTTTTATACAACAGTACTCACTTTCTAACGACGAAGGAGTAGCGCTAATGTGTCTTGCTGAATCATTACTTAGAATACCAGACGATTACACAATAGATGAATTGATCAAAGATAAAATTGCCAACCAAGAATGGAATAAACACTTGGGGCGTTCCTCTTCATTGTTTGTTAATGCTTCTACATGGAGTTTAATTATAGGAAGCAGTATATTAAGAAACAATGAAGAGGATTCAAAATTCTATCACATAATTTCCAGGTTATTGAAAAATTTAGGAGAGCCAATAATCCGCAAAGCGGTGAAACAAGCAATATCCATTCTTGGCAAGCATTTTATTGTTGGAGAAACTATAGCAAAAGCATTGGAAAGCGTGAAATCAGATGACTACAGTAAGTATTTATGCTCTTTTGATATGCTTGGTGAATCTGCTTGCACAGTTGAGGATGCGGAAGAGTATTTTAATTTATACATGCATGCAATAAAAGCCATAGGTGAAGCTGCTGACATAAATGATTGCTTTAAATCTCAAGGGGTTTCAATCAAATTGTCTTCACTGCACTCACGTTATGAATTTAGCCAATTTGGTAATATAGCTGAAGAGCTGAGAGCTAAGTTGCTGGAACTGTGTCATGAAGCGAAGAAATATAACATTTCACTTTGTATAGATGCAGAAGAATCAGAAAGACTTGAGATGTCATTAGTTTTATTTGAGCAATTGCGTCTTGATGATTCACTTTCTAAGTGGGAGGGGCTTGGCTTGGCTGTGCAAGCGTATCAAAAACGTGCTTTATCTGTTCTTGATTTTGTTGAAGATGTTGCCATTCGATCAAAGCATAAAATTATGGTGAGGCTTGTAAAAGGAGCATATTGGGACTCAGAAATCAAGCGCACACAAGAATTAGGGTTAATTGGTTATCCGGTGTTTACTAGAAAAAGCCACACAGATGTATGCTACCTTGCCTGTGCGCAGAAACTTTTAAGCAAAGAGAATCACTTTTATCCATGTTTTGGAACTCATAATGCTTATACTTTTGCTACTATAATAGAGCTTGCCGATAAAAATCATCCTGGGTTTGAGTTTCAGCGCTTACATGGAATGGGTAAAAGTTTGTATGATTATGCAATTTCAGAACTTGCAACAAGCATCAATTGTCGTATATATGCACCAGTTGGTAAACATAGTGATTTATTGCCATACCTTATTAGGCGCCTTCTTGAAAATGGAGCTAATAGCTCGTTTGTCAATCAAGTAAATGATTCTGACGTTAAAATTGAAGAATTAGTCTCAGATCCATTAGAAAAAGTAAAAAGCTTAGAATATGAGCCTCATCCAAGCATTCCGTTGCCACGAGATATTTTTGGAGAGGAAAGAAAAAACTCCTTGGGAATGGATATTAGCGATTCAATTGCAGTTTCACAATTTGCAAATGATGTAAGGGAATTTAGTGAAAAGAAATGGCAAGTTGGCCCAATAATTGATGGAGAGTCGTTTCTTGACAATGCGGAATTTACCGAAGTAGTGAATCCTGCACATTTGGAAAATGTAATTGGAGAAGTGTCAAGTGCAACAAGTGCTCAGGCTTTAAATGCTCTTGAAATAGCACATAGTGCTTTTACTAAGTGGCAGAATATTTCAGCAGAAGAGCGCGCTAAATGCCTTGAAAAAGCTGCAGATTTGCTTGAGGAAAGGATGAAAGAGTTGGTTTACATTCTGATCTTGGAAGCAGGAAAAATTTTATCCGATGCAATAGCAGAAGTAAGAGAGGCAATCGACTTTTTGCGCTATTATGCAATGATAGCAAAAAACGAACTGAATGACTGGAAAAAATTGCCAGGTCCAACAGGTGAAGATAACTTCATCTTTTTTGAGGGCAGAGGAGTTTTCTTATGCATATCACCGTGGAATTTTCCACTTGCTATCTTCATTGGGCAGGTTTCAGCTGCACTTGTAGCAGGTAATGCAGTGCTGGCAAAACCGGCAGAGCAAACGCCGATTATTGCCTATGAAGCCGTTAAGATACTACACGAAGCTGGAATACCAAAAAATGTATTACATCTTGTTCCAGGAGATGGTCGATATTTAGGTAAAATATTAGTGCCAGATAATAGAATTTCCGGTGTAGCTTTTACCGGCTCAACACAGACCGCTCAAATAATTAATAGAATGCTTGCCAGCAGAGATGGTCCTATTGTGCCACTTATCGCTGAGACTGGTGGATTAAATGCTATGATTGTTGATAGTTCTGCTCTTTTAGAGCAGGTAACTAAGGATGTTTTAATTTCTGCATTTCGCAGTGGCGGTCAACGTTGTTCTGCTCTCAGAGTGCTATTTATTCAAGAAGATATAGCAGAAAAACAGATAAAAATGATATGCAATGCAGCTCAAGAACTAAAGATAGGTGACCCAATACAACTGAGCACAGATATTGGTCCAATAATTGACAAAGCATCTATTGATATGCTCACTAAACATACGGAAAAAATATCAAGGGATGAAGATACAAACCTTTTGTCCAAGGTACCCATGGATACAAATTCTTATAATGGTTATTTCTTTCCTCCGTACATTTATGAGATACAAAAAATTTCGCAATTAAAGCAAGAAGTGTTTGGGCCTATTTTACATATCATACGTTTTAATAAGTCGCAGTTAAATGAAGTTATAAGTGATATAAATAATACAGGATATGGACTTACGTTTTCTTTGCAAAGCCGTGTACAAAGTCAGATCGATTTAATAAGCAAGAAAATATCAGTTGGAAATGTATACATCAATCGCAATCAAATAGGTGCAGCAGTTGGAACACAACCATTTGGCGGTAGAGGACTGTCAGGTACCGGACCAAAAGCTGGTGGTCCTAATTATCTGCAACGTTTTTCTATAGAAAAGGTTGTAAGTGTCAACACTACAGCATGTAGTGGTAACATTACACTTGCGTGTTTGGATTGA
- a CDS encoding leucyl aminopeptidase: MKITISKALPDFETLVVGLFEGDKLITNVLQDKQAIDNIKKFSDFNGGFGEFFSVTSSEGKNIIVAGLGMRDEWDESKGLNIGGKIYCELSRLRIKRAAISIEGNAANVAYGAFLRSFKFDKYKTRKDEKVTEVEEITVLTKDEQFSSAEKSFERLRQEGEGIFLARTLTIEPPNVLYPESYADYIKTELTKLGLEIEVLGKKQMEEKKMGALLGVAQGSSKEPKLVVIKWNGASKEQKPVAFVGKGITFDTGGVSLKPSRGMESMKYDMAGSATVVGVMRTLAGRKAKVNAVGVVALAENAVDGNAQRPSDVVTSMSGQTIEVLNTDAEGRLILADALWYTQDRFAPKFMIDLATLTGAIVVALGNNEYAGLFSNNDELANHLIDAGNEVNEKLWRFPMNETYNKIIDSPIADVQNIAPTGSGGDSIMAAQFLQRFVNETCWAHLDIAGTAWHEKGTDICPRGAVGFGVRLLNKLVEKYYEAND, from the coding sequence ATGAAGATAACAATTTCTAAAGCTTTACCCGATTTTGAGACGCTAGTGGTAGGTTTGTTTGAGGGTGATAAGCTCATAACTAATGTTCTACAAGATAAGCAAGCTATAGATAACATCAAGAAATTTAGTGATTTTAATGGAGGTTTTGGTGAATTTTTTTCCGTTACTTCATCAGAGGGAAAAAATATTATAGTTGCTGGTCTTGGAATGAGAGATGAATGGGATGAAAGCAAAGGATTAAATATTGGTGGTAAAATATATTGTGAGCTAAGCAGATTAAGAATCAAGCGAGCGGCAATCTCAATCGAAGGCAATGCAGCAAATGTTGCATACGGTGCATTTTTGCGCAGTTTTAAATTTGATAAGTATAAAACCAGAAAGGATGAAAAAGTTACAGAAGTAGAGGAGATCACAGTGCTAACGAAAGATGAGCAATTCAGTAGTGCTGAAAAATCATTTGAGCGTTTAAGACAAGAAGGTGAAGGCATATTTCTTGCACGTACTCTTACCATTGAACCACCTAATGTTTTATATCCAGAATCCTATGCTGATTATATAAAAACCGAGCTTACTAAGCTTGGCCTTGAAATCGAAGTGCTTGGTAAGAAGCAGATGGAAGAGAAAAAAATGGGAGCATTGCTTGGGGTAGCACAGGGAAGTAGTAAAGAGCCAAAATTAGTAGTGATCAAATGGAATGGAGCTTCCAAGGAACAAAAGCCTGTAGCTTTTGTGGGTAAAGGCATAACGTTTGATACTGGTGGAGTGTCACTCAAGCCTTCGCGTGGCATGGAGTCAATGAAATATGACATGGCGGGTTCTGCTACTGTGGTTGGGGTGATGCGTACTCTAGCTGGACGAAAAGCAAAGGTAAATGCAGTTGGTGTAGTTGCACTTGCAGAAAATGCAGTGGACGGTAATGCTCAAAGACCAAGTGATGTAGTAACTTCGATGTCTGGACAGACGATAGAAGTGTTGAACACTGATGCAGAAGGAAGGCTCATACTTGCAGATGCTTTATGGTATACACAAGATAGATTTGCACCGAAATTTATGATTGACCTTGCAACTTTAACTGGTGCTATAGTGGTTGCACTGGGAAATAATGAATATGCTGGTCTTTTTTCAAATAACGATGAATTAGCAAATCATCTGATTGATGCAGGAAATGAAGTAAATGAAAAATTATGGCGCTTTCCTATGAATGAAACTTATAACAAAATTATTGATTCGCCGATTGCTGATGTGCAAAATATAGCTCCTACAGGTTCTGGTGGAGATAGCATAATGGCTGCACAGTTTTTACAGCGTTTTGTGAATGAAACTTGCTGGGCACATTTAGATATTGCAGGCACTGCTTGGCACGAAAAAGGTACTGACATTTGTCCAAGAGGAGCAGTAGGTTTTGGTGTAAGGTTACTTAATAAGTTGGTTGAGAAGTACTACGAAGCGAATGATTAA